The Bombus terrestris chromosome 16, iyBomTerr1.2, whole genome shotgun sequence genome includes a region encoding these proteins:
- the LOC100644623 gene encoding ras-like protein 2 isoform X1 has translation MSKLGDKQSYAQTYKLVVVGAGGVGKSAITIQFIQSYFVTDYDPTIEDSYTKQCVIDDIPAKLDILDTAGQEEFSAMREQYMRSGEGFLLVFSITELSSFDEILKFHRQILRVKDREEFPMLMVGNKADLDYHRVVQVEEAQNRARRLKIPYIECSAKLRMNVDQAFHELVRIVRKFQLSERPPLELNYKKNKKKCCML, from the exons ATGTCGAAGCTCGGTGACAAACAAAGCTATGCGCAGACATACAAGCTCGTCGTCGTTGGCGCGGGTGGCGTCGGAAAATCTGCGATCACGATACAATTCATTCAA AGCTATTTTGTAACTGATTATGATCCAACAATCGAAGATTCTTATACCAAACAGTGCGTTATCGACGATATACCTGCGAAACTCGATA tATTAGATACAGCAGGTCAAGAAGAGTTTAGTGCAATGCGAGAACAGTATATGAGAAGTGGCGAAGGGTTTCTACTTGTATTTTCGATAACTGAGCTTTCATCTTttgatgaaatattaaaattccataGGCAGATACTTAGAGTAAAGGATAGAGAAGAATTTCCTATGCTTATGGTTGGCAACAAAGCTGATTTGGATTACCATAGAGTt GTTCAAGTTGAAGAGGCACAAAATAGAGCTCGTCGATTGAAAATTCCATATATTGAATGTAGTGCAAAATTAAGAATGAATGTTGACCAAGCCTTTCACGAATTAGTAAGAATTGTCAGAAAGTTTCAGTTATCTGAAAGACCACCGCTTGAattaaactataaaaaaaacaaaaaaaaatgttGTATGTTGTAA
- the LOC100644741 gene encoding mediator of RNA polymerase II transcription subunit 26 isoform X2 produces the protein MRFFCVIDMGAVVDVITALEKTTITKEVLESTRLGKYINELRRKTNNDALAKRAKDLVRRWRDMVLPSAHSTPQPTPADTAPPALNGAKPHSPALRCFKPQSPALRSIMRSQSPLLRDTLALRVLSPVLSVNCDHLHSPNASSNKQSITVTSNHRTSSDVPPTLGSSSQHHLMEAVPRTHSSNKRLRKDDPKDQHNYQHHDSVSITESETFVKKQRLNGENVCGNSNMQVPSPTFRERISDHFTESSTKPDESGPKKRGRKKGSKSTKKQPVLEDCVKEKLASISRNPKLKTTQELLADLRARGTNSSINSSALPSQSVESSGMEDILRSSNEQVSKFLRGPQNNLSHRNTVSEASPESRLKPTENCLDVPSKCEESGVVYKEKSVTNVQNNQLEQYQDLTVEEILAKLPPIDPSSIDWSECETEPTEDQNSTEYPPRQITAEDIERLHTQCVEGLNGNFQPKLSFLTPTCNEKPEVKEDVSEINSVNNVYSQPDEEFREWHQMLARSSSNGQVFHILPYVIID, from the exons ATGCGTTTCTTCTGT GTCATCGACATGGGAGCTGTTGTGGATGTCATTACGGCCCTGGAAAAGACGACGATCACTAAAGAAGTGCTTGAG AGTACAAGACTTGGAAAATATATCAATGAACTTCGGCGAAAGACAAACAATGATGCCTTGGCAAAGCGTGCGAAGGATTTGGTACGAAGATGGCGTGATATGGTTTTGCCTTCTGCTCATTCTACTCCACAGCCTACACCAGCAGACACAGCACCACCTGCTCTTAATGGAGCAAAACCACATAGCCCTGCACTAAGATGTTTTAAACCACAAAGTCCGGCATTAAGAAGTATAATGCGGTCTCAAAGTCCattgttaagggatacgcttgCACTCAGA GTGCTTAGTCCAGTTCTATCTGTGAATTGCGATCATTTACATTCTCCTAATGCATCATCAAATAAGCAGTCAATTACAGTAACCAGCAACCACAGAACAAGTTCTGATGTGCCACCTACGCTTGGTTCTTCGAGCCAACATCATTTGATGGAAGCAGTGCCACGAACTCACAGTTCAAACAAACGTCTTCGAAAAGATGATCCCAAGGACCAACATAATTATCAGCATCATGATTCAGTCTCAATCACCGAAAGTGAAACCTTTGTTAAAAAACAACGTCTAAATGGCGAAAATGTGTGTGGTAATTCAAATATGCAAGTGCCTAGCCCCACATTTAGAGAAAGAATCTCTGATCATTTTACGGAGTCTTCCACTAAACCTGATGAATCAGGGCCAAAGAAACGTGGTAGAAAGAAAGGCAGTAAATCTACGAAGAAGCAACCGGTTTTAGAAGATTGTGTAAAGGAAAAACTAGCTAGTATCTCAAGGAATCCTAAATTAAAGACAACACAAGAATTGCTGGCTGATCTACGGGCACGCGGCACCAATTCTAGCATTAATTCAAGTGCTCTACCTAGTCAAAGTGTAGAATCATCCGGCATGGAAGATATTCTGAGGAGTAGCAACGAACAAGTATCAAAGTTCCTTCGTGGTCCTCAGAATAATTTGTCCCATAGAAATACAGTTTCTGAAGCCTCACCAGAAAGTCGGTTAAAGCCCACAGAAAACTGTCTCGATGTACCATCTAAGTGTGAAGAATCAGGTGTAGTGTACAAAGAAAAATCAGTTACAAATGTTCAAAATAATCAACTAGAACAGTATCAAGATTTAACGGTTGAAGAAATATTGGCCAAGTTACCACCAATAGATCCGAGTTCAATAGATTGGAGTGAGTGTGAAACTGAACCAACAGAAGATCAAAATAGTACTGAGTATCCACCTAGACAAATTACTGCAGAGGATATAGAAAGGTTACATACACAATGTGTTGAAGGACTGAATGGAAACTTCCAACCAAAATTATCGTTTTTAACTCCGACTTGTAATGAAAAACCAGAGGTAAAGGAAGATGTGTCAGAAATCAATAGTGTAAACAATGTGTATAGCCAGCCTGATGAAGAATTTCGAGAATGGCATCAAATGCTAGCAAGGTCCAGTTCTAATGGCCAGGTTTTCCACATATTGCCTTATGTTATTATTGattag
- the LOC100644741 gene encoding mediator of RNA polymerase II transcription subunit 26 isoform X3, whose amino-acid sequence MGAVVDVITALEKTTITKEVLESTRLGKYINELRRKTNNDALAKRAKDLVRRWRDMVLPSAHSTPQPTPADTAPPALNGAKPHSPALRCFKPQSPALRSIMRSQSPLLRDTLALRVLSPVLSVNCDHLHSPNASSNKQSITVTSNHRTSSDVPPTLGSSSQHHLMEAVPRTHSSNKRLRKDDPKDQHNYQHHDSVSITESETFVKKQRLNGENVCGNSNMQVPSPTFRERISDHFTESSTKPDESGPKKRGRKKGSKSTKKQPVLEDCVKEKLASISRNPKLKTTQELLADLRARGTNSSINSSALPSQSVESSGMEDILRSSNEQVSKFLRGPQNNLSHRNTVSEASPESRLKPTENCLDVPSKCEESGVVYKEKSVTNVQNNQLEQYQDLTVEEILAKLPPIDPSSIDWSECETEPTEDQNSTEYPPRQITAEDIERLHTQCVEGLNGNFQPKLSFLTPTCNEKPEVKEDVSEINSVNNVYSQPDEEFREWHQMLARSSSNGQVFHILPYVIID is encoded by the exons ATGGGAGCTGTTGTGGATGTCATTACGGCCCTGGAAAAGACGACGATCACTAAAGAAGTGCTTGAG AGTACAAGACTTGGAAAATATATCAATGAACTTCGGCGAAAGACAAACAATGATGCCTTGGCAAAGCGTGCGAAGGATTTGGTACGAAGATGGCGTGATATGGTTTTGCCTTCTGCTCATTCTACTCCACAGCCTACACCAGCAGACACAGCACCACCTGCTCTTAATGGAGCAAAACCACATAGCCCTGCACTAAGATGTTTTAAACCACAAAGTCCGGCATTAAGAAGTATAATGCGGTCTCAAAGTCCattgttaagggatacgcttgCACTCAGA GTGCTTAGTCCAGTTCTATCTGTGAATTGCGATCATTTACATTCTCCTAATGCATCATCAAATAAGCAGTCAATTACAGTAACCAGCAACCACAGAACAAGTTCTGATGTGCCACCTACGCTTGGTTCTTCGAGCCAACATCATTTGATGGAAGCAGTGCCACGAACTCACAGTTCAAACAAACGTCTTCGAAAAGATGATCCCAAGGACCAACATAATTATCAGCATCATGATTCAGTCTCAATCACCGAAAGTGAAACCTTTGTTAAAAAACAACGTCTAAATGGCGAAAATGTGTGTGGTAATTCAAATATGCAAGTGCCTAGCCCCACATTTAGAGAAAGAATCTCTGATCATTTTACGGAGTCTTCCACTAAACCTGATGAATCAGGGCCAAAGAAACGTGGTAGAAAGAAAGGCAGTAAATCTACGAAGAAGCAACCGGTTTTAGAAGATTGTGTAAAGGAAAAACTAGCTAGTATCTCAAGGAATCCTAAATTAAAGACAACACAAGAATTGCTGGCTGATCTACGGGCACGCGGCACCAATTCTAGCATTAATTCAAGTGCTCTACCTAGTCAAAGTGTAGAATCATCCGGCATGGAAGATATTCTGAGGAGTAGCAACGAACAAGTATCAAAGTTCCTTCGTGGTCCTCAGAATAATTTGTCCCATAGAAATACAGTTTCTGAAGCCTCACCAGAAAGTCGGTTAAAGCCCACAGAAAACTGTCTCGATGTACCATCTAAGTGTGAAGAATCAGGTGTAGTGTACAAAGAAAAATCAGTTACAAATGTTCAAAATAATCAACTAGAACAGTATCAAGATTTAACGGTTGAAGAAATATTGGCCAAGTTACCACCAATAGATCCGAGTTCAATAGATTGGAGTGAGTGTGAAACTGAACCAACAGAAGATCAAAATAGTACTGAGTATCCACCTAGACAAATTACTGCAGAGGATATAGAAAGGTTACATACACAATGTGTTGAAGGACTGAATGGAAACTTCCAACCAAAATTATCGTTTTTAACTCCGACTTGTAATGAAAAACCAGAGGTAAAGGAAGATGTGTCAGAAATCAATAGTGTAAACAATGTGTATAGCCAGCCTGATGAAGAATTTCGAGAATGGCATCAAATGCTAGCAAGGTCCAGTTCTAATGGCCAGGTTTTCCACATATTGCCTTATGTTATTATTGattag
- the LOC100644623 gene encoding ras-like protein 2 isoform X2, translating into MIQQSKILIPNSALSTIYLRNSIFHNESWVCYLLDTAGQEEFSAMREQYMRSGEGFLLVFSITELSSFDEILKFHRQILRVKDREEFPMLMVGNKADLDYHRVVQVEEAQNRARRLKIPYIECSAKLRMNVDQAFHELVRIVRKFQLSERPPLELNYKKNKKKCCML; encoded by the exons ATGATCCAACAATCGAAGATTCTTATACCAAACAGTGCGTTATCGACGATATACCTGCGAAACTCGATA TTCCATAATGAATCATGGGTTTGTTATT tATTAGATACAGCAGGTCAAGAAGAGTTTAGTGCAATGCGAGAACAGTATATGAGAAGTGGCGAAGGGTTTCTACTTGTATTTTCGATAACTGAGCTTTCATCTTttgatgaaatattaaaattccataGGCAGATACTTAGAGTAAAGGATAGAGAAGAATTTCCTATGCTTATGGTTGGCAACAAAGCTGATTTGGATTACCATAGAGTt GTTCAAGTTGAAGAGGCACAAAATAGAGCTCGTCGATTGAAAATTCCATATATTGAATGTAGTGCAAAATTAAGAATGAATGTTGACCAAGCCTTTCACGAATTAGTAAGAATTGTCAGAAAGTTTCAGTTATCTGAAAGACCACCGCTTGAattaaactataaaaaaaacaaaaaaaaatgttGTATGTTGTAA
- the LOC100644741 gene encoding mediator of RNA polymerase II transcription subunit 26 isoform X1: MQRYCTELTDRLLKSLDKEYNVIDMGAVVDVITALEKTTITKEVLESTRLGKYINELRRKTNNDALAKRAKDLVRRWRDMVLPSAHSTPQPTPADTAPPALNGAKPHSPALRCFKPQSPALRSIMRSQSPLLRDTLALRVLSPVLSVNCDHLHSPNASSNKQSITVTSNHRTSSDVPPTLGSSSQHHLMEAVPRTHSSNKRLRKDDPKDQHNYQHHDSVSITESETFVKKQRLNGENVCGNSNMQVPSPTFRERISDHFTESSTKPDESGPKKRGRKKGSKSTKKQPVLEDCVKEKLASISRNPKLKTTQELLADLRARGTNSSINSSALPSQSVESSGMEDILRSSNEQVSKFLRGPQNNLSHRNTVSEASPESRLKPTENCLDVPSKCEESGVVYKEKSVTNVQNNQLEQYQDLTVEEILAKLPPIDPSSIDWSECETEPTEDQNSTEYPPRQITAEDIERLHTQCVEGLNGNFQPKLSFLTPTCNEKPEVKEDVSEINSVNNVYSQPDEEFREWHQMLARSSSNGQVFHILPYVIID, from the exons ATGCAGAGATATTGCACCGAGCTCACCGATAGATTGTTGAAATCACTTGATAAGGAATACAAT GTCATCGACATGGGAGCTGTTGTGGATGTCATTACGGCCCTGGAAAAGACGACGATCACTAAAGAAGTGCTTGAG AGTACAAGACTTGGAAAATATATCAATGAACTTCGGCGAAAGACAAACAATGATGCCTTGGCAAAGCGTGCGAAGGATTTGGTACGAAGATGGCGTGATATGGTTTTGCCTTCTGCTCATTCTACTCCACAGCCTACACCAGCAGACACAGCACCACCTGCTCTTAATGGAGCAAAACCACATAGCCCTGCACTAAGATGTTTTAAACCACAAAGTCCGGCATTAAGAAGTATAATGCGGTCTCAAAGTCCattgttaagggatacgcttgCACTCAGA GTGCTTAGTCCAGTTCTATCTGTGAATTGCGATCATTTACATTCTCCTAATGCATCATCAAATAAGCAGTCAATTACAGTAACCAGCAACCACAGAACAAGTTCTGATGTGCCACCTACGCTTGGTTCTTCGAGCCAACATCATTTGATGGAAGCAGTGCCACGAACTCACAGTTCAAACAAACGTCTTCGAAAAGATGATCCCAAGGACCAACATAATTATCAGCATCATGATTCAGTCTCAATCACCGAAAGTGAAACCTTTGTTAAAAAACAACGTCTAAATGGCGAAAATGTGTGTGGTAATTCAAATATGCAAGTGCCTAGCCCCACATTTAGAGAAAGAATCTCTGATCATTTTACGGAGTCTTCCACTAAACCTGATGAATCAGGGCCAAAGAAACGTGGTAGAAAGAAAGGCAGTAAATCTACGAAGAAGCAACCGGTTTTAGAAGATTGTGTAAAGGAAAAACTAGCTAGTATCTCAAGGAATCCTAAATTAAAGACAACACAAGAATTGCTGGCTGATCTACGGGCACGCGGCACCAATTCTAGCATTAATTCAAGTGCTCTACCTAGTCAAAGTGTAGAATCATCCGGCATGGAAGATATTCTGAGGAGTAGCAACGAACAAGTATCAAAGTTCCTTCGTGGTCCTCAGAATAATTTGTCCCATAGAAATACAGTTTCTGAAGCCTCACCAGAAAGTCGGTTAAAGCCCACAGAAAACTGTCTCGATGTACCATCTAAGTGTGAAGAATCAGGTGTAGTGTACAAAGAAAAATCAGTTACAAATGTTCAAAATAATCAACTAGAACAGTATCAAGATTTAACGGTTGAAGAAATATTGGCCAAGTTACCACCAATAGATCCGAGTTCAATAGATTGGAGTGAGTGTGAAACTGAACCAACAGAAGATCAAAATAGTACTGAGTATCCACCTAGACAAATTACTGCAGAGGATATAGAAAGGTTACATACACAATGTGTTGAAGGACTGAATGGAAACTTCCAACCAAAATTATCGTTTTTAACTCCGACTTGTAATGAAAAACCAGAGGTAAAGGAAGATGTGTCAGAAATCAATAGTGTAAACAATGTGTATAGCCAGCCTGATGAAGAATTTCGAGAATGGCATCAAATGCTAGCAAGGTCCAGTTCTAATGGCCAGGTTTTCCACATATTGCCTTATGTTATTATTGattag
- the LOC100645814 gene encoding monocarboxylate transporter 13, with amino-acid sequence MTTKSVKTKLVPPDGGWGWVVLSSALVVNFLIPGTVKSFGVLFVEFLHVFKSTSTAASWMPALCYFLYNSLGPLSSILSTRYSYKTVTIIGGAFAASGMMLSYFANSVSYLYVSYGLMVGIGAGLTFPPTVYIVTSYFERLRGFANGLCISGSAIGTIVLPPFLQYLLDCFGYRGAVLIMGALTLNTLVCGLLYHPVEQHMIMVPVEGGIDNQGLTIDEPVPHKKKPTDLFKASSTIENETSCSNTRSKKEESSGTKSIMNNSKVNFCLKDKNEDKGDEAKKKNTSEKGPSLNKEKEDTVNCQNVDSLRRESNTSEVLVTSNKLKNEKLELNNTSLSKNRDEKLFESSKRELGELAEKSISGTSLTKVEVKNKRQFFDLSVLRDPIYLVILISNSTSAISNTNFMILLPSYAISQGFDKNSSALLLSIVSALDLVGRISGASLSDIDFVPKYYYFVGGLGTSGIALALLPMATSYTMLSFFCALFGLSSGMYIGITTVILADMLGTEKLSSSYGISLFVNGVLQLIGPPICGVIFETIGSYKPIFLAFGIILILGTALWAAVPLIKRSNKKSLQVV; translated from the exons ATGACGACGAAGAGTGTAAAAACGAAATTAGTCCCGCCGGATGGAGGATGGGGATGGGTCGTCCTTTCTTCAGCTCTTGTCGTGAACTTCCTTATTCCGGGTACCGTGAAATCGTTTGGTGTCCTCTTCGTCGAATTTCTTCACGTTTTCAAATCCACCTCTACCGCCGCCTCATGGATGCCAGCTTTATGCTACTTTTTATACAACTCTTTAG GTCCACTATCCAGCATTTTATCAACTAGGTACTCCTACAAAACAGTGACCATCATCGGCGGCGCGTTTGCAGCTAGCGGGATGATGCTGAGTTACTTTGCTAATTCAGTTTCCTATTTATACGTTAG CTATGGTTTGATGGTTGGAATTGGTGCAGGACTAACGTTTCCACCAACAGTGTATATTGTAACTTCATATTTTGAAAGGCTTCGAGGTTTCGCAAATGGCTTGTGCATCTCTGGTAGTGCAATTGGAACTATCGTGTTACCACCTTTTCTACAATATCTTCTTGACTGTTTTGGATATAG AGGTGCAGTATTAATCATGGGTGCACTCACATTAAATACATTGGTATGTGGTTTATTATACCATCCTGTTGAACAACACATGATCATGGTACCAGTAGAAGGAGGAATTGATAATCAAGGATTAACCATAGATGAACCAGTCCCCCATAAAAAAAAACCAACAG atCTTTTCAAAGCATCCAGCACAATTGAGAACGAAACATCATGCAGCAATACAAGatcaaagaaagaagaaagttcTGGAACTAAAAGTATAATGAATAACTCTAAAGTAAATTTTTGtttgaaagataaaaatgaGGATAAAGGCGatgaagcaaagaaaaaaaatacttcCGAAAAAGGTCCTAGTTTgaacaaagagaaagaagataCAGTAAATTGTCAAAACGTGGATTCTTTACGAAGAGAAAGTAATACTTCTGAAGTTCTTGTAACttccaataaattaaaaaatgaaaaactggAATTGAATAACACATCGTTAAGTAAGAACAGAGATGAGAAGTTGTTTGAAAGTTCGAAAAGAGAACTAGGAGAATTGGCAGAAAAATCAATATCTGGAACATCGTTGACTAAGGttgaagtaaaaaataaacgacaatTCTTTGACTTGAGTGTACTTAGAGATCCAATTTATTTAGTAATTCTCATTTCAAACTCTACCTCAGCTATCAGCAATACCAATTTTATGATCTTACTGCCTTCATATGCTATTTCACAAGGATTTGATAAGAATTCCTCAGCGTTACTTTTATCAATTGTTTCTGCTCTTGATTTAGTTGGACGAATCAGTGGTGCTTCATTATCAGATATCGACTTTGTGCCaaagtattattatttcgttggtGGTCTGGGTACTAGTGGAATAGCTTTGGCATTATTACCTATGGCAACAAGTTATACAatgctttctttcttttgtgcATTGTTTGGATTGTCTTCAGGCATGTACATTGGTATTACAACAGTAATTTTAGCAGATATGCTTGGCACAGAAAAACTTAGCTCGTCGTACGGGATATCTTTATTTGTTAATGGAGTTCTTCAATTAATTGGTCCACCTATATGTGGCGTTATATTTGAAACAATAGGATCATATAAACCCATATTTCTAGCATTTGGTATTATACTTATTCTTGGCACTGCATTATGGGCAGCCGTACCTCTTATAAAGAGGAGCAACAAAAAGTCTTTACAAgttgtataa
- the LOC100644311 gene encoding regulator of G-protein signaling 7, with protein MVTMNSEQSACRRKPGENNDIGGTADRYRSRDNQIDQCNNQNGQAVDKSPSSPTYHITASCAEDTPNYLVYQKMEDIVEKMSDEVTGVPVKTVKNFMTKTPSVFTGTDLISWMMKAMAIDDQEALHVAHLMASHGYFFPIDDHCLTVKNDNTFYRFQTPYFWPSNCWEPENTDYAVYLCKRTMQNKTRLELADYEAENLAKLQKMFSRKWEFIFMQAEAQSKVDKKRDKLERKVLDSQERAFWDVYRPMPGCVNTTEMDIKKACRTYKPISKLNKHLGMTSTDIPSHSGSFSISSIESLNKEIEMLKSRLDRSNIKVSKVSEALIAYFEQYVEYDPFFIQPEFTNPWISDNPEMWEQEKLAKEISTRRVKRWGFSLQELLQDPVGREQFIRFLDKEFSGENLKFWEAVQELKTLPQKEVQNKVNEIWNEYLGPDASCPINVDCQSYELTKKHLQRPDRWCFDITAAHVYHLMKSDSYSRYLRSEMYKDFLSGSKKKTSVKGIRSIVSFSGRRDTATS; from the exons ATGGTAACTATGAATTCTGAACAATCGGCATGTCGCCGAAAACCAGGTGAAAATAATGACATTGGAGGAACAGCTGATCGATATAGAAGTAGAGATAATCAAATAGATCAATGTAACAATCAAAATGGCCAAGCAGTTGACAAATCTCCAAGTAGTCCCACATATCATATCACTGCCTCATGTGCCGAAGATACACCTAATTATCTTGTGTATCAGAAA ATGGAAGATATTGTAGAAAAAATGTCAGATGAAGTTACAGGTGTTCCAGTGAAAACGGTAAAGAATTTTATGACAAAAACACCTTCTGTTTTTACTg gTACAGATTTAATATCATGGATGATGAAGGCCATGGCTATAGATGATCAAG AGGCACTTCATGTGGCACATCTTATGGCATCTCATGGATATTTCTTCCCTATTGATGACCACTGCCTTACTGTAAAAAATGATAATACTTTCTACAGGTTTCAAACACCATATTTTTGGCCATCAAATTGTTGGGAACCAGAAAATACTGATTATG CTGTCTATTTATGCAAAAGAACGATGCAAAATAAAACACGTTTAGAATTAGCAGATTATGAGGCTGAAAATTTAGCTAAGTTGCAGAAaatgttttcgagaaaatgggAGTTCATTTTTATGCAAGCAGAAGCACAAAGTAAAGTCGATAAAAAGCGAGATAAATTAGAAAGAAAGGTACTGGATAGTCAGGAAAGAGCTTTCTGGGATGTATATAGACCAATG CCTGGATGTGTTAATACAACAGAAATGGACATTAAGAAAGCATGCCGTACTTATAAACCAATTTCGAAGTTAAACAAACATTTAGGTATGACTAGTACCGATATTCCTTCACATTCAGGATCGTTCTCGATATCATCGATAGAATCGTTAAATAAGGAGATTGAAATGTTGAAATCTAGACTAGATAGATCGAATATAAAGGTCTCGAAAGTTTCAGAAGC tcTGATTGCGTATTTTGAGCAGTATGTAGAGTATGATCCTTTTTTCATACAACCTGAATTCACAAATCCATGGATATCAGATAATCCTGAAATGTGGGAGCAAGAAAAATTAGC caaAGAAATATCAACAAGAAGAGTAAAAAGATGGGGTTTTAGTCTTCAAGAATTGCTACAAGATCCTGTTGGTAGAGAACAATTTATACGCTTTCTGGATAAAGAGTTCAGTGGTGAAAATCTAAA ATTTTGGGAAGCTGTGCAAGAATTGAAAACATTACCTCAAAAAGAAGTCCAAAATAAAGTGAACGAAATTTGGAATGAGTATTTGGGTCCAGATGCTAGTTGCCCAATTAACGTCGATTGCCAGTCCTATGAGCTAACAAAGAAGCATTTACAGAGACCTGATCGATGGTGTTTCGACATAACAGCG GCGCACGTTTATCATCTGATGAAAAGCGATAGTTACTCCAGGTATCTTCGCTCGGAAATGTATAAGGATTTTCTCAGTGGCTCGAAGAAAAAG ACTTCGGTAAAAGGTATTCGTTCTATTGTATCGTTCAGCGGGCGCAGGGACACAGCCACGTCGTAA